The Prionailurus bengalensis isolate Pbe53 chromosome E4, Fcat_Pben_1.1_paternal_pri, whole genome shotgun sequence region CTGGGGCAGGCTGGGCAGAAGGAGCGGCTGGTGGGGGCCAGGTGTGCTAAATGGGTCCAGTGTGAGATTCCGATGCAGAGgccctggggtgtgtgtgtggatgtgcgtgcacctgtgtgcatgcatgtgcaagagggaaaaaaaaaacccacacaaaaaagAAGTGCAGGTGGCTGGATCTGACCTAGCTGAGCGGTACTGAGATGCtggcttttgcacatgctgttgcTGTAGTatgtgatggtgtgtgtgtggcatgtggGTGTGCACATCGGCTTGTGTTTGTTGGTTGCACAAGCCTGCGTGTGCACACTCGAGTGTGGGGAGCCAAGTGAAGGCAACTGTGGCAGTTTGGTCGTGTCCTCTGAGCTTCTGCCCTGCACCCGGCAGCCCAGCCAGAGGCAgctcgcctcccctcccctcccctgcatccCTGCCCCCGCCACTtcaccctgcccctccctactctaGGGCTTGGTCGCTGGTTTTTTCCGCTGCAGGCCCCTGGGCAGGCCTCCAGCAGCACCAGGGTGCGGCTGCTGTGGTCACGGGAGGCCTGAGTGAGGGGTGGAGCCGTCTGGTCTGTTCGAGAGGCCCAGCCTGAGGGAGGCTGGGGAGTTTGCTGCCTGAAGCATCCGCTTCCCACTGTGCACCTTCCCCACCAGGAGCTGAGCCCCACCGTTCTGGGGTCCTCCTCTGGTGGCAGCAGAGTGTCATCAAGTGCTCCCTGAGGGATGGGAGTGGGATGAGACATTCTGACATTCTGAACACAAAGTTGAGGGTGCGGATGGGGAAGATAAGGGTGTCTCTGGGACCCTGTCCTCAGATCCTGACTGCCACCATGGCGTACCCCCTGGAGAAGGCTCTGGATGTGATGGTGTCCACCTTCCACAAATACTCTGGCAAGGAGGGTGACAAGTTCAAGCTCAACAAGTCAGAGCTAAAGGAGCTGCTGACCCGGGAGCTGCCCAGCTTCTTAGGGGTGAGTGGCCACTGCCTGGGAGTAGGCCCCATGTGCCCCCTTCCCCACAGAGGAGGGGCAAGGCCTGGGTGGGGGCTGTAGCCACAGCAGGCATCTGTCACCGAGATGGGGAAGTTGGGGCAGAGAGCTTGCCCTGACGGCTTGGTTGGAAACACACTGAGCACCTACCACTCTCTTCCTAGAGCCCAGCAGGAAGAGGGCTGGGAATGAACAGGTAGGTTTCGGACCAGACTCTGCCAGGTGCTTTGCACAGCTTaactgaagggaaacaaaagctcagagaggctaaataacttCCTAAGGTAGGCAGAGTGCAAAGCCGAGACCCACGAGTCAGGACTGTCCTGTTGCCATCAGTCCAGCAATGAACAATTTTTGAGTCTGGCTTGTGAATGTGAAGACACAGTTATGGAGACACATGCTtactgtgcccccctccccccgcccccagcaatCACAGCTCCCATCTATATCAAACTTTATGCAGTTTATGCGTTACTTTCTAGGTGCCTGAATAGCTCAGtaggtcaagcatctgactcttgatttcagctcggtcatgatctcatggtttgagggttcaagctccgcattgggctccgtgctgagtgtggagtctggttgttattctctctctccctcggcccctccccccactcgtggtgttccccccccccaataaacaaataaacattgtaCATTTACTTTCGTGACTATTGTCCGACTGGATTCTTGAAACAACCTTGGGGAAGACACTGCGGTCCCCCTCTCCAGCTGCACCCGGGTACTCAGACTTCCTCACCCCTCGGGTTGACCTTCTGTGGCCCCAGCTTAGCCCCTGAGAGCCCAGAGCAGAGCGCCCAGGGCAGGCCTCCTGGGAGTGGCTGCACTCCTGTGCCCCCATCTGGAGATGGAACCCTGGTCTGCACTCGGCTCCATCCAGGCTTTGTGGTTCTACCTGTCGCCCCTTCCTTGCAGAAAAGGACGGATGATGCGGCCTTTCAGAGACTGATGAGCAACTTGGACAGCAACAAGGACAATGAAGTGGACTTCCAGGAGTACTGTGTCTTCCTGTCCTGTGTCGCCATGATGTGCAACGAGTTCTTTGAAGGCTTCCCGGATAAGCAGCCCCGGAAGAAGTGAATGCCCGTCATGCGGGTGGGGGGCCTGCCAGCTGGGGTCTCACCTGTTGGCAGTGGCCACAGGGCCTCACCCTGGCTCCAGCAGGTGTGTGCACGATGTGGATAAGTTCAATAAAGATTCTTGGAAGCTTTGAGGCTGACGGTCTGAGACTCTGAGTATGGGTGGGAGTTGAGGggcatgtgggggtggggagccctggCTGTTGGCAGCTGTTTTGTGCGGAGCCAActagtgaaggaaggaaggggtgagTGGAAGGGCGtccatgtgtatgtgtgcgtgaTGGAATTGACTAAGGGGCCGAGGGCAAGGAAAAAACCCTCTGAGACTTGGAACACCCCAGCTGGGGGGTCTTGGCCAGCGCActgtctcctcccaccccagcctcaccTCTGGAGGGACTGAAGGTCACATCTGCTTCTGGCTGGGGTCTGGAATGGAGTTTGGGCATGCCtgggtcggggggcggggggagggctgaATCAGGagggccctgccctgccaggcCCTGCCACCCTTGGGAGGCCACACCATTGCAGCAGGCTGAGGATATCACCCTCTCAACCTTTGTTCCTGCCCCCAAAACCGTGGGCTGAGGGCTGTTATCACTTAGGATCCTGGTCCTTCAGAGAAGGACAAAGGGCCTCAAAGGGGTGACAGGAGGGTGGAAgtgagggggttggggggtgacCATAATTTTTGAGATGAAATTCCAGACACATGATCTGATAAATGAAATGGGAATTTTCCTTCCCCCAGAAAATATCAGTCATGATGTTCCTTCCCTTCGGATTAAAGGCTGGTGGGTAACTGACCCCACACTGCTGGCCGCCTGGGTGGTCTGGGGGGCCTTTCAGAAGGAGGCGGGTAAAGGTCGTGTCCAGCAACAGGGGATTTTGGTTTTCTCAACCTTTCAagctttcccctttcttctcattACATTATGTTTTTCTCTCAAGTGTCAGAGGAGTGGGGCAGGTGACTCAGATGTTCCCTGAGTGTGACTGCAGAGGCCCGGGTAGGATTTTGGTCCAGGAAGaagcctgcctcctccccctctgtctccccctggcTGCCGTCTGCCCTCCGGGGAGCCTTCTCCTGGATCATCTCTCTGCTTCGGAAACTCCTGTTGCTCAGTGACCAGTCCCTGTGGGCCTCTGCAGGCCTGccagctggggcgggggtgggggcagcaaggAACACCCAGGCAGGCCAGGGGGAGGCTGTGGCACCAA contains the following coding sequences:
- the LOC122475783 gene encoding protein S100-A4 isoform X1 is translated as MRHSDILNTKLRVRMGKIRVSLGPCPQILTATMAYPLEKALDVMVSTFHKYSGKEGDKFKLNKSELKELLTRELPSFLGKRTDDAAFQRLMSNLDSNKDNEVDFQEYCVFLSCVAMMCNEFFEGFPDKQPRKK
- the LOC122475783 gene encoding protein S100-A4 isoform X2; the protein is MAYPLEKALDVMVSTFHKYSGKEGDKFKLNKSELKELLTRELPSFLGKRTDDAAFQRLMSNLDSNKDNEVDFQEYCVFLSCVAMMCNEFFEGFPDKQPRKK